The region AATTGCCATGATGTTGAAATATGCCGCGCTATGGTTTCACATCAGCGTTTCAGCTAAAGTCTATCAGTATGCAATCTGTGTTTCATATTGGATGCTTCGTATTGATTTGTAAGCAGAAAGTGATTAGAGTATGATGTGAAAGTAGCGGATGGTTAAAGGTCTAGCTGATATCTGGAAGGTAAAGCGTTGATGCATGAAATCCTTCCCGTGCTTTTCCAAAGCAGGATAATATCATATTGAGTGCGGTGTTCACAGTCAGCTGAGTATCGCCTTCTGTTTCCCCACGAGATGGGTTGACTTCCATCATATCCACGGCAGACAATAAACCTGAATTAAATACATTTTCATAATTTAGTTTCATGTTAAGTTAGTTTCACAAAACTCTATTTTCTTTTTTAGAAAAAACCTTTGCAGTAATTAGCTCTATCCAACACATAGTAAAATCAGAGGCACAGTATGGATGTATGGAGCCCTACACCAAAAGCTTTCCAGATATCATGCAAATGGCCTCCCATGCCACTGTTTCCAATGCtgacattagggtaccgtcacacagtgcaattttgatcgctacgacggcacgattcgtgacgttccagcgatgcatttacgatatcgctgtgtatgacacgctactgcgatccggatccccgctgagaatcgtacgtcgtagcagatcgtttgaaactttctttcgtcgtctaatgtcccgctgtggcggcatgattgcattgtgtgacacaggttgtatacgatgtgcgcacagtaaccaatggcttctacatcgcaaatacgtcatgaaattatcgctccagcgccgtgtattgcaacgtgtgaccgcagtatacgacgctgcagcgatacttatacgacgctgcaacgtcacgaatcgtgccgtcgtagtgatgaaaatggcactgtgtgacggtacccttacatatcCATTCTGGTTTATTTTAAGACCGAGTGGAAGGGAATATGATTGATGTGGATTAAACCTTTTTAACCCATGAGTGAAATTATAATTTACATATAAATGCAGTTTAATGTGGCTACGGATTGCTTGCCATAGAGGTAACATTGCAGTCACCATGGGGCACATGGATAAAAGGGTGCCTAGCCCTGATTAGTATCACTGTCTCTGGTACTGGATGGTGGGAACTTACAGTATATAAGACAGATTGGAGTCTTATACAGGTTCTCATAACACAGTAGCAAAGAAATTGATACTAGAGGTGAGCGAAcctcgtcggctccctccttattcggcaagctatagctcttaccaaagaagctgcatcaggatcccggatacctggagtgctcccgataatcagctgttctgagccacagctgcatgtgtcgcggctgtgtgacagtcacaacaagcAGGCTCTTCATGCATGCATTGGGACTGTCACAAagtcatgacacatgcagctgcggcaccgaacacctgattatcgggagcgctccaggtacccAGGTTCCCGATGCAGCGTCTTCggaaagcactatagcttgccaaataaggagggaacCAACGATCTTCGTTCATTTCTAATTGATTCCAACCAGACTTGGGCACAGGTCTGTATTTAAATCTTATGCTTCCCTCGGCATTATTTGTGCTTGTATCACTATTGATGATTCAGGCTAATGACAGTATTACACAACCATGTAAAActggcaatgcacagactggctgcgGTATTCCTGACCCAAATTCAACATGTATGAGGTTATCAAATTCGGTTGTGGAGACTTTGGGGTAAGTAATCACTGACTGTTCTCAGATGCAGACATAAGTTTTCCTCACAAACTGACCAACACTTCTGTCCataaatggctgctggtggaggagcatgtgaccagacctgtccatcagcatcCTCCAATAGGAAAAACATTTTCCCATGGGTAGTATCTTGCAAATTGAGGAGGCTGATGGACTAAACTGGTcgcatgctcctccatcagcagccattgtCTGGACAGAAGGTCAATTCAGTTTGGGTAGAAAACTGCACTAACAACAGAAAAAGGTCATCCCCATGAAGGGGCAAACAGCAAAGACTGGAGCTTACTATATGGAACAGCCGGCACTTACTGTATATGGAGTGGGCTCAACTGAAGGAGGCTGGTATTTTAAGGTCTCTATACATCTTGGTACTGACGTGCTGAGTGTATACTACCCTTCCCACTTTCTGGGGACGTATGATGAAAAGGAGAATGTAAAAACCTTTAAACAGTCTGCTACCCTAAACACCAGACCACCAGTACCTAGTGGAAAATATGGCCCTTGCTGGGCCAACTCTTTCCAAGTGCCCCATCTCTGCAGGGATTATAAATGAGAGAGGCGAATTGGCCCCATGGATTTGCAAACCCCACAGCAGTCAGCGGATGCTGGTGGGAGCTGTAGTCCTGTAGCAGCTGAGgagtcacaggctggagaacaaTAATCTGATGTTTTTGACTTTATCTATCAAAtctttgcaaaataaaaaaatatatctattCTGCCAGTTGCAACCAATGAGAGCAGAGCGATTAGTTTACCTGTGTTATAAACTTGTTCTGTAATGTACATGCCCTCCCTGTAAGTCAGTCCGCCATGGACAGGTGTTCCAGTAGCGGGTGCCACGCTGGGGTCCAGACCATCTATATCaaaacttaaatggattggtcttttCTTCCTTAACAGATGGAAAAAAGAATTGTTAATGTTTTATAATGGCGAAAAGGTAAAATATGTAATCATAACAATTGTAATACACATTCAAGAGAGATTTAATGCATAGTTTGCCCTTGGTTTACTATGCACACCCAGATATAAAATAACATTATACTAAATAACATTTCATCTTTAGGTCATGTAAAATGTCTCATCGCAAAAAGGCAGAGACATATCTACGATGTATCAGGGACTGTCTGGTTCATAAATTACATTGCCAAGGAAAGTAGCACAAAGGTAACTAGCATCGACTAAATGTTCTTATTCCAATTTTGCCCTTTTACGTTATATCTGGTTGTGCATCTTTTGTATAATATACAATGCTTCTTGTATATAGTTGCAAAAGAGATTCCAGCATTCACTTGAGAAATAGTCACAGTAGTTTTTATCTGCTGGTCAATGCAATAGCCAACATTAAAAAGGTGCTGAAGTCTACTAGATGTCTGCCTTCTGTCTAAATTACCGTCCCCTGACTACTTTTCACCACTtaacaaagaacctagacatgtttggtgtctatgagctggTAATGACCAGGATAATCatcatggcagctcagttttaccaTTTACAGCAGACAACATGgtaacattttttgggggggaattgcacttttttgcaaatttaacacacttggaattttttttcctaatttccagtacactatatagtaaaatcAATTGTGTTGttccaaaaaacaagccttcacacgacatattgttggaaaaataaaaaaggggggagcgaaaaacgaaaatacaaaaattgaaaaTGCCAAGGTCAAGAATGGGTTAAACCCCAAATACTCaaagttatttttttttgtctGGAATAGGAAGTATCCCTATGTTAACCCGATTCAAGCTGGACCAGTTCATTGGAGGTTATCTTATTTCTTTAACACTGACCTTGACTTGGTTTAATTGCTTGACCAAACTATTGAAATTATACATTTTTCCACCTAGTCATTATTTGCATACTTACTTTCCCACTAAGTATTCAATCGTTTCATCCATCACTTTGTTAATTGTCAGTCTATCCACATCAGACATGGAATAGGCCTTTATACCCAATGTCTTCAGAATCAAACTATGATAAAACACAAGTACGTTATCGCATGTCACACTTTGAGTTGCTAtggtttatttttcttttctgGATATTAATGGTTAATATTCGGCTATTTTGCCATTTACTGCTAAAGGGGCGAAGGAAATGcgaaatatgaaataaaaaaataaattctgtaTTCGGTCACTAACTTAAGGCAATTCGATTTGTTAGTAGTATTTTTTTTTGCTATGGTACCCTCTATGTATATTATTTGTTGCCATTtcctcctttatttttttttgtctagtAACGTGTTCTGGCAAGTCTGTGCATCCTGGAGAGGGAGTGTTTTGTACAGCAAGACTTCATTTGACCCATTGCTAAGTATGTAAAAAGTGGTAACCTACGCCACAAAACACAAATGGAAAATGTGAATGGGTGCTGTATTGACAATACTGTAGCTCAGGATACTTCACACTGTAATGATTGACATTTTCTGATATACTTCTTGTTTTATTTCTCTCCTTGAATTCTAAATGTAAATGTTATTAGCAGTGGGGTTGCCATGAAAACATTTGCGCACCCAGGGTGAATAAACACTATTGTCAAAGCTTGCATTGTAAAATATCATGTCTCAGAAATGGAAAATGAAAGGCTAGTAATTCACCATAAGAAGATAAGTAATCATATGAAACTATTACTGCATTGCGTGATTTGTGTATAAGCAATTGCTGCCATGATATCATCAACCGCCTATCTATTTTACAAAAACATCCTGACCTATCCGTCCCAATTCATTAATACTGGCATGTTGCATGCTGGTCTTATGGCTAGTTTACACCAccatattttcagtccgagtgctaTCCGTTGAAAAAACGGACCGCACTCacatcaatgttattcaatggggcagtgagcAATTTTTTCAAACAGAAAGAATTTTGTCTAACAATAATTCTGGATTTTGAACAGGTATGTAACTGGATTCTATGTATATTAGCTGTCAAATATTACTAAATAAAGTATTTAAAGAATCTGAATGTTCTGATGAACTTACTGCTCTCCAGGGTCCACATCTCTCAATCCTATGTAGACTATGTCTTTAGCAGACAAACATGGTCTCACCCAAGAAAATCCCGGGATGTCTGGGACCTACGCGACAAATATTTTGTAAGAATTTAAGCCAATTAATAAAACCTAAAATTTATTCTGCTAAACGGCTTTTTGCACAGTAAAAAGTTTACATTCAGCATTCAGTAGTCCAACAATATCATATGTCTGGCACAGAATGGTAAAATAATGGCATCCTTCTGCACAGGATACTGACAAGCGAACAAAAATGATCTATGGGTCTCATTTTAAATCTCAATATTTTTAAATGAGCACAAAATATTGGAGAAACTAGAATTTAATCTAGAGATGAGCAAGTCAATACGCTGGACCCTGGTCCAGCAACAACAATAGTCGGTGGCCACCGAACGGGATCCATGCAAACTGCATCAAACCTGCTGGACTTCCCGATGTATCTCGTGATTTGCAGGCCCAGAACGATGTCCCACTGGGCCTACAAATTAGAACAGGTGCTAGAGATTTAGACAGGTATACGGCAGTAGCAAGAACCTTTCCAGTAGCTTGAGTCCACTGACTTGGCCAATTAGATCATCTCTAGTCAGATTTATTACAGTACATTGTTATACCATTTGTATTGTTAGCATAGAAGTCTGAATTCTGTAACGGTAGAGGCTGCACCAGTTGTTGGGTACAACAACCCTAAGTGATGATAATGAATATATAATTTGTTTTCAGAAGGATGGGGGTGTTAAAACTAAGCTAGGTAAACCTCTATCAGTACAATTACTTGAAAACTAGGACGTAATGGTCGCACCAAAGTCATTGTTCACCTTTTTTTGCAGTTCTTTTATTAGGAAAGAGACAGGCTGTCCATGAAGGTTGCCACTGGGTGATGTTGATGGAGTGTTGATGTCGGCATGGGCATCCACCCAAACTACACACAGATCAGGGTGAACCTTAGCATGACCTGCGATGGTCCCAACTGCCAAGCTGCATCAGCACAAACAAAAGATATGGGTAAACAATCAGAATGTCACAATCTTCTCATTTGGGACATCTAGTCCATGTGTGACTAAAGTTCTGCTGTTGAAACATCATGTGATAGATTGCTTATGAATGTGCCAGAGGAACTGCTTATCTTACATTTCTCTTATGTCCCTTACAGCAGCACAACAAATATCATCCGCCCTACGAGGTGATAGGACAGGTGGAAATTGACACCCGAACACCATATAATTCTGTTTCCTTTGTATAAActgcatatttttatatatatatatatatatatatatatatatatatatatatatatatatagtatgtacgcATACAAATAAAGTTGTGAAACTTGTAATAAGCCATATGTGTAAAGACAACATTTGAGAGATGTTatataaatatataccgtatatgcatttatagtgtatatactgtatgtgtgataTATAGGAGAGAGATTAATTTCTGTGAAAAACAGCAGTTCTAGACTTACATTTTAGAAATTTAGTAAGAGTCTTGAGGCCTAGAGTCCCATCCTCAATTATTGCACTAAGCTACTGGTTTCTTGGCCCCTCCTGCTATTTTTCTTTCCTCGATGTAAGACTTTGTTTAAAAATTTACAGAAACAATTGCCTTTGTCAATTTTTGAGATCTGTGCAGTAAGTCCCTCCCCGGGGATTTACTTGCTATATCCATATATGTTGGGCTGCTGTAAGAAATGTAATGGAAGTGATTATTTAGAACATACATCTGTTTTCCCTTAGTCCCGTTGGCAGCACATGGCTCCCTCCAGATAATATTTTCATAAAAATTTTAAATATGCAAAGGGCAGCGGAGATTGGAACACCTTTTGTTTTGTCAGGTGGCCATTAAAATTTCCACCTGTCCAATCAGCTTTCAGGGCAGAGAATGTCCCCATCGGTTGTGCTGCTGACGGGACTAAGGGAAATCAGATTTATATTCTAAATCATCACTCTTACTGGGTTAGTCATTAAGGACAACAATAAGCGGTCCATTTTAGAATCTTGGTGTAGTTGTAAGATGTAGTGCTTGTAGAAGGGGCTGTGAGGCACATTACTACCCTCTGATTTATTGTGGCATATTGTCATAATAGCCGCTCTTGTCTGTGTATTTCAGACTGCTGGGCATcagaactttttcattttttttttcacaactttgtACTAAATTTGCAGTTGCCTTAAGATGAATAATAGTGTTTTCCAAGTCAAATCATTTAAGTGAATATATTAAAAATCCAACAAAGTCAGACCTGTGGTCACCACCGAGGGTCAGGCACACTCTGCCTGTCTTCTTGACGTCAGCAACTGTATTAGCAACCTTCTCAGTAGCTTGGCCAACAGTTCTCGGGTTTTTCACGTTTTGAAATGGTTCATCATTGGGTAACTCAGGAAAATGCAGATCACCAAAATCCTTCACATCATATTCTGCAAGAAAACAAGGAAACTACAGATTAATGCTTTATTGGAGAGAGTATGGGAGACATTTAAGGGGTTTTCCAAAATTAGTTGAATTTATGGAAACATATCTGCATTTGCTAGTCAGATTTATATACAAATATGGAGGACGTTCTTGACGTTAATACGGAATGAACTGTCTGAAACCAATTTACTTTCACTGCATGTGATGTATGTAAAAATGGTTGGAGACAGCTTTGTTTCACAGCTTTGCACAACCAAGTCATTTTATCAGTACATTCACATATTTTTTTCACTAGttttatttaaagaggttgtccagtattTTTATATTGATGGCTTATTTTGAGTatgagtcatcaatatcagattgttggTGGTGTGACATCTGGCACCCCTTTTGATTAGCTGTTCCCCCATGCCGACTGGTTGCCAGATGTGACTAGTTGCAGAGCTTCACAGTACCGTCAATTGTGTAGTGGTTGCGACCGGGTACTGTACATATACCCATATTTGAACGAATGTGCGTGGATCTACAGTAccccactgtggccattatacagttgttAGAGCTGTGATGTTTCACTACATAACGGATCAAATTCACCATTGGCACCGGTAACAGCTTATCATGGGCATGCCATATAATGCGCCCCAACAGATCTGATATTGCTCTATCCCGAGGATAGGCCATCGATAcaaaagtactggacaacccctttaagtatcttCCTGATAGTTATGGGTCTTTTACACAGGGTGATAATCTACTGATCGTTCCTGAGTACAAACATGTCCAGTGAgactgtaggaagatggaccaggctagtggtccctcttgcgtgtccgggctggaactgtcggggctgccaccattgttgctgggggaaAGAGTTTCTGACTGGagcagacctttgcacctgactgatgggggtgggTCAGAGATAAAAGGGACTGAGCACGGGAAGACGGGGCTTTTGGTGGGTATCCGACGTGTGTGACAAGAGAACTTTGGCTCCCACTTCGCTGTTCAACGCTTATTGACAGGGCCGTGTGAACTGACTATGGTCCCTGCTCAGATAGACATTGCATCTGTAGGGAACTTTCCCACGCTTCCCTCTGACGCCAGTACCGCTTGCCAGACTGTATCGCTGACAACTGCGGATGCACCGCGCAGTACCGATCCTGCGGTGCAAGCAGAATGCAGGAGTGAGACTGTGGCCTGCAACCCAGGACAGTTTATTTCACCTGCGGTGCTACGTACTTGCGCACGGACAAAATCCCGTACCAAGATCAGGAGATCACACGCAGGAAGACCTGGATACTTCGCCGCCTCACAGAGACAGTGCTTTACTTGCCTCCAGGACCAGCTTAGAGACTTCTCGCGTCACCTACGGCGCCATCATAGGATTTACCAGCCTCCaccgtccaggaaccagagactgataagttatctTGTTACTTGACCCTCTGCTATTACCCTGTTGTTGTTAACGTTTTAGTGTTACCCACATATTGTTTCCCCCATACTCCCTGTGTGGAGAATTACTGCTGTTTAGTTAAACATAAAGAagctgttaactcttgctctgactcctgcttgtcactgcatcccacgttcCTGCTAGGCCCTTACAAGACAACGACAAACGATTATAtactagtttttttttcttttttagaataTCTTTTACTAGGACAAAACAATAATTGCTTGTTGTCGTGCATTTCGTTGTGTAAAAAGGCACGTGCCACTGACATCAATGGAATGAATGGATTGTACAATCATTTGTTTGAAGTGATTCTGATAATTCCAGCTTTTGTATTTGCTTGTGTGCAATGTATCATAGCACGAAACAGGCCGTAATGGAGTAATGTCAGTCTCTAACCTTATCTCCTGTGCTGTGTCCACATTAGCTGTGCACGATTCATGCTCCCTGTCATACAAAGTTCATAGCTatggatggagcagcagtgcaAACCGTTCTGGCAGCCTATGTCAAGCGGCCTGATCTGTTCTCACTGCTGGAAGAAGTCACTGTCTCAGTCCTGGTGCCCATCTACTGTCATAGTCCCAGCTACtcagtgttcagagcacagcagtcaAATTATAACCAGCTGCTGCACTCTTCACATTAAACATACTGTAAAATTTGGGATGTCTACTATATAGTGCCATAAAGAATTTCTCCAACCTACAGACATGTATTATCTGCGATGTGTGCTATGTTACCTGTATTATTTGTGTCCTGTGCTATTTTCActggtattacctgtgccctgTGCTATTTCAATCTGGTAACATCTGTGTCCCGTGCTGTATTACCTGTGCTATGATACCTGGTATTACCTATATCCAGTGTTCTGTACCTGGCATAACCTCTGCTATGATACCTGGCATTATCTGTGTCCTGTGTTATGTACCTGTGATATGATACCTGCTATTACCTGTGTTATGTACCTGGTATAACCTGTGCCCTATGCTATACTCTGTATTACATGTGTCCTTTGTTGTGTACCTGTGCTATGTTATCTGGTAATACCTGTGTCCTGTGCTATACTACCCGGTGGTATTACTTGTGTCCTGTGTTGTGTACCTGGTATATGCTGCACCCTGTTCTATGATACCTGGTATTGCTTGTGTCCTGTGTTGTGTACCTGGTATACCCTATGCTATGTCATCTGGTAATACCTGTGACTTGTGTGGTATTGCCTGTGCTATACTACCAGGTGGTATTTCCTATGTCATGTGTTGTGTACCTGGTATATCCTGTGTCCTGTGCTATGTTATCTGGTATTACTTGTGTACGTTGTTGTATACCTGGTATAATGTGTGCCCTGTGCTATGTTATCTGGTAATACCTGTGTTCTGTGTTGCATTACCTGTAATATACTACCAGGTGGTGTTACCTATGTTCTGTGTTCTGTACCTGTTATAACCTGTGCCCTGTGCTATGATACCTGGTATTACTTGTGTCCTGTGTTGTGTACCTGGTATAACCTGTGCTCTATCTGGTATTATTTGTGTCCTGTGTTGTGTACCTGGTATAACCTGTGCCCTGTGCTATGATACCTGGTATTACTTGTGTCCTGTGTTGTGTACCTGGTATAACCTGTGCTCTATCTGGTATTATTTGTGTCCTGTGTTGTGTACCCGGTATAACCTGTGCCCTGTGCTATGATACCTGGTATTACTTGTGTCCTGTGTTGTGTACCTGGTATAACCTGTGCTCTATCTGCTATTACTTGTGTCCTGTGTTGTGTACCTGGTATAACCTGTGCTCTTTCTGGTATTATTTGTGTCCTGTGTTGTGTACCTGGTATAACCTGTGCTCTATCTGGTATTACTTGTGTCCTGTGTTGTGTACCTGGTATAACCTGTGCTCTCTCTGGTATTACTTGTGTCCTGTGTTGTGTACCTGGTATAACCTGTGCTCTATCTGGTATTATTTGTGTCCTGTGTTGTGTACCTGGTATAACCTGTGCCCTGTGCTATGATACCTGGTATTACTTGTGTCCTGTGTTGTGTACCTGGTGTATCCTGTGCTCTATCTGGTATTATTTGTGTCCTGTGTTGTGTATCTGGTATAACCTGTGCTCTCTCTGGTATTATTTGTGTCATGTGTGGTGTACCTGGTATAATCTGAGCGCTGTTACCTGTGCTATATTACTTAGTATTACGGTACCTGTGGCCTTTGTTTTGTTACCTAGTATTACCTGCGCCCAATGGTATATTACCTGGTATTACCTGTatgtaaaaataaatttaaaaaattacaagaCAAACATAGTTTGTCACTGAATCCATAAAAATCTGGTCTCTCAAAATGTAATCGTAATAATCCCCTAAGATTAATGCCATGAACTGAAAAATAACTGAAATGTCAGAATGTGGCTTTTCGGTCCCCAGAACT is a window of Ranitomeya variabilis isolate aRanVar5 chromosome 2, aRanVar5.hap1, whole genome shotgun sequence DNA encoding:
- the ARG1 gene encoding arginase-1: MSGRAKRSVGLVGAPFSKGQPRGGVEEGPIYIRRAGLIEKLRELEYDVKDFGDLHFPELPNDEPFQNVKNPRTVGQATEKVANTVADVKKTGRVCLTLGGDHSLAVGTIAGHAKVHPDLCVVWVDAHADINTPSTSPSGNLHGQPVSFLIKELQKKVPDIPGFSWVRPCLSAKDIVYIGLRDVDPGEHLILKTLGIKAYSMSDVDRLTINKVMDETIEYLVGKKKRPIHLSFDIDGLDPSVAPATGTPVHGGLTYREGMYITEQVYNTGLLSAVDMMEVNPSRGETEGDTQLTVNTALNMILSCFGKAREGFHASTLYLPDIS